The genomic DNA TCAAGATGGCGATGTCCGGCCTGACCATGGACGTCGACAGCCGCATGGGCAAGTTCGGCCTGTCGGTCGGCGACTCGGGCATCAAGATCAAGCGCATCGAAGTGATCAAGCCGGACGCCGACGCCAAGGTGATCCTCGACAACTTCAGCTACACCGTCAAGCTGGCCGAGGACGACAAGAACATCAACATCCAGGCCGCCTATCAGACCGGCGACATCAACGTCAACGACGTGCCGCTGGGCAACGGCCAGGCCGTCATCAAGCTGGCCCGGCTGGACGGCGCCGCGGTCAAGCAGTTGTCCGATACCTACAACCAGCTGATACGCCAATACATGGCCGATGCCCACGACGAGGGCCTGAACGACGAACAGTTCCAGGTGCTGCTGGATAACGCCGGCAAGCTGCTGGCCGGCAATCCGTCGTTCAGCATCGACCCGATCAGCTGGAAGACCGCCAAGGGCGAAAGCAAGCTGAACGTCACGCTGGACCTGGCCAATCCTCCCAACGTCAAGGACCTGACGCCGCAGGAAATCGTGGTCAAGGCCATCAAGCAGATCGACGCCACGCTGGTGATCTCCAAGCCGATGGTGCAGGACCTGATGGTGCAGTACGCCATCAAGAAGGACGGCATGCCCGCCGACAAGGCCGAAGCCGAGGCCGCCGACAACATCCGCAGCATGTCCGGCATGGCCGAAATGTTCAACGTCGGCAAGAATGACGGCGACAACATCGTCGGCAAGTTCCACTTCGCCGACGGCATGGGCGACCTGAACGGCAAGAAGATCCCCGCCGACGAACTGTTCTCGGGCCTGCTGGGCGCGACCGGCATGGACGAGGACATGATGGACGATGAAGACGAAGCCGAGCCGGCCGTCGGCGCCACCGCCATGGACGACGACATGGCCGCCACCAGCAATGCCGACGTGGTCAACGAGTTCGACGTCGACATGGTCGTCGGCATGCTGGACGACATGGGCTACACCACGCGCAAGACCGACGGCGATGAAGGCCCGGTGCTGATCCTGGATGCCAGCAACACCGGCGCCACCGACCTGCGCCTGGAATTCCTGTGCAACGACTTCTCCGAGAAGTGCTACGACCTGGTCGCCACCGCCACCTACGCCGGCAAGAAGCCGGCCACGCTCAAGGCCATCAACGCCTGGAACCAGCAATACCGCTGGACCCGCGCCTACCTGGACGACAAGAACCAGGCCGTGCTGCAGATGGACATGAACGCCGAAGGCGGCATTGGCAAGAAGAACCTGCAGATCCTGCTGAACACCTACTTCAGCATCACCGAGGAATTCGCCACCGCCATCACGGCGGCGCCGGCCAGGAAGTAAGGCGGCCGCGCAAAAACACCCCTCATCTTATGAACTGACGTCCCAAATCGTACAGTCCGCAGTCAAAAGGCCTGAGCTCGGTTCAACACCGGACTCAGGCCTTTTATTTAATCTAACAGTACGGGCCTGTTAATACAGCCAAGCCTGTGCGGTCTGGAATATGGGACGGCATGTTGGCCTGAGCCGGGCCAGCGCCCTCTTCAACATGCCGTCAACCTGTAGAAACAGCAGCCAGCGGCTGCTCTTTCCCATTGCGAAATATCCATTTTTGGATAGTCCTGATGAGCGGCAGACACAGCCGTTCGTCACACGCACGGAATTCGGCTACACCACTGGACTCTTTCTGACTAGCAGCAGTCTGCTTGTCCTGTGTCATTGCCGCGCTCCGATATCGCACCCGATTCGCTCGAATCCATTCCCAAAGTTGAGAAAGCCCTAGGCCTAGCACCATCAGTTTGGGTATTCCCGGCACACGTTGGCCCCCTCCTCTCCCACGACAACTAGGACGATTCCTATTTTTCGAGCAACGCGCGCACAACGAAATCCGGCTGATAGAATCGCCAAAAAATTACCACAAAATAATATTGAGACAGCATTAACTCGATGAAAAAATGACAGACCTTATTTTCATAAGACGCTATGCGTCTGCGCGAAAAGTACCATTATCAGTTTGATTTCGCTGTTTTGCTCCCCAACGTTAGCTGAACGGCCGCTGTATGTGGAAGGTCTGGTCCCAGAAGCGGGAACATGGAAGCTCGACACCTCGGTAGCTTACGGGAATCGTGAAGATCAGGGGCTGCAAATCGGCAACCCCTTAATCATACAAACCGGCCCAACCTCTTTTGTATCCGTATATACAGACGTAGGCGAAGAACGGAAAAACACTGACATAGTGGTTGGGACTGTGGGATTGAGATATGGCCTCACGACTCGCACTGAACTCTACGTACGGGCTAGTGCCTTTTGGAGCGACACGCGATCCGCAGCCGC from Achromobacter xylosoxidans includes the following:
- a CDS encoding DUF945 family protein; this encodes MKKSVAITLAVVIVGAGSWVGATWYTGKRIEEGAQRRLAEANEKLAKITPLFGLRIDQIKYERGLFSTQARYGVSFVKSDKSLSDMPDGMLEFDAQIEHGPFPKSALARGAIAPKLAFVHTEMAKTDNVKPVFELTKDVSPLVTDAMVSFGGSTASTARIAPVKVTHEGNSVDFSGMEITGTFDRGLAAITANAKTDILAVDGTKGSDPIKMAMSGLTMDVDSRMGKFGLSVGDSGIKIKRIEVIKPDADAKVILDNFSYTVKLAEDDKNINIQAAYQTGDINVNDVPLGNGQAVIKLARLDGAAVKQLSDTYNQLIRQYMADAHDEGLNDEQFQVLLDNAGKLLAGNPSFSIDPISWKTAKGESKLNVTLDLANPPNVKDLTPQEIVVKAIKQIDATLVISKPMVQDLMVQYAIKKDGMPADKAEAEAADNIRSMSGMAEMFNVGKNDGDNIVGKFHFADGMGDLNGKKIPADELFSGLLGATGMDEDMMDDEDEAEPAVGATAMDDDMAATSNADVVNEFDVDMVVGMLDDMGYTTRKTDGDEGPVLILDASNTGATDLRLEFLCNDFSEKCYDLVATATYAGKKPATLKAINAWNQQYRWTRAYLDDKNQAVLQMDMNAEGGIGKKNLQILLNTYFSITEEFATAITAAPARK